In Lentilactobacillus sp. SPB1-3, the sequence ATCCTAATCTCAAAGTTGGCATTAAAACTTTCGAAAAACTGGATAAGAATACTACCCGATCTTCTGTATCAAAGTGCTTGATTGCTGGGAGTGCCTCGCCAACATAACGCAGATCTCGATATGGCGTATCTTCTAAAATAATAAAATTGTACTGATTAGCCAATTCTACTAAGCGCTTCCGTTTGGCAATCGACATTGTCACACCACCAGGATTGTGGAAGTCAGCCACTGTATATAACATTTTGATATTATTAGTTTTTAGAATTTCTTCTAGCTGATCAAGATTCATACCATCTGGTTCAAGGTCAACTTCGTGGTATGACGGTTCATACATGTCAAAAGACGATAATGCGCCTACGTAAGTTGGTGCTTCTACCACCAAACCATCACCCTTGTTCAACAACAATTTTGCAATTAGATCAATTCCTTGCTGACCACCAGCTGTTAACATGATGTTTTCCGGCTTAGCATTCTCGATTTGCATTTTTTGTTGAGCACGAACGGCTAATTTTTCCCTTAATTCAATCGGACCAGACACAGTATGATATTGGAATGTATGAGCACCTTCTAAGTCCATTGCATCCAAATATGCCTGACGTATCGCTTCTTTAGGAAATAACTCTTCAGCAGGTGATCCAGCAGTGAACAAGATAGCATCATCAAAATTCATCTGAGGAAACAGTCCTTCTAATCTAGACGGATTATCAGGTTGAACTCGATTGGCAAACAACTCTTTTAACATAACTTCCACCCCGTTTGTGATGTTTTAAACTATGTTATACTTAACGCAAAGATTAGTAAAATTCAAAATATTCATTTTTAGTTGAAAACAATTCACGTAAGAGGGATCGATATGTTACCATTTGCCTACATAGTATTTAGCACTGTAATTACTGAAGGAACTTTTTACAAAGCTTCCTTAAAATTAAACGTCACGCCATCCGCAGTCAGTCATTCAATTAATCAGTTGGAAACCGAACTGGGCTTTCCCGTATTTAATCGTTCGCGAACTGGAGTTGAATTGACCGAGAATGGCAAAACGATCCTACCGATTATTCAAGACATTCTAAATAGTCAAAAACGGCTTGAACAAGAAGCAGACAATATTAATGGATTAAATTCTGGTTCCATCCGCATCGGCGCCTTTTCATCAGTCTGCATTAATTGGTTACCACCTATTATTCAAGAATTTAAGCGAAATTATCCTAAAATCGATATTTCCGTTTACCAAAGCGGTTTTGATCAAATTGTTCAAGAAGTTAAAAACGGTACTCTAGACATTGGTTTCACAGCCTTACCAATTTCAGAAAATTTAATTGTCGATAACCTAATCAAAGACGAGATATATTGTATCGCTCCTGAGGGATTTGTACCCAGTAATCATCACACCGTGACGAAAACCGATATGCAAGATCGCACATTTATTTTACAACCAGGTGATTATGATTTGGATACGAAAGCCACTCTTGACCATTATGATATTCAACCTAATTCGATTCAGTTTTCAATTGACGATCAGTCAATAATTGCAATGGTAGAGGCAGGACTTGGTTGGGGAATTCTTCCTGAATTAGCGCTCGAAAAGATTAGTGGTAATGTTGCAGTCTATCCGTTTGATAAACACTTCTACCGTTCAATAGGAATGGTAACAACACAAACTCAGGCCAAGACACCTTCAACTCAACGGATGCTAAAGATCATAAATGATTTCATAAATACTAAATATCCAGACGGTTTACTCCAGACAGAAAACGATTAATACAAAGGTACATTTGACATTGGCTTTGTACTCCTTGGAATATTTAGTTATAATGTCTTTCGTAGTACTTTGGGAGGCTAACATGAATAATTTCGTTGAAAGACTTAAAAGTTTACACATTTCAATTGGTATTGGCGAAACCAGTAGAATTACTGGAGCCACAACCACTCAAATTCGTTATTGGGAAAAGAAGGGCCTTATTAGCTCAGTCCGTCGCGCTGACGGCACCAACAAAAGATATACACTAAAGAGTATCGTTTCAATTGTCTTCATCAAAACACAGCTGGATGAGGGATACACGTTAGCCAAAGCTGCTGATGAAGTTAAACAGTATTTAAAAAATTCAGATGCTCTTGAATTACTCCTTAGCTCACGACTAGAGACGATCACTGCCGAAGGTGAGACAGCAGTTTTCGATTTTGGACCAATCGATAATATGCCTAATAGTAAAATACTTGCCAAAGTCTCGAATAAAGATGTCAAATTATCTGTAGAAGAATACAAATAAAAAAACGCAAACCACTATGATGTGGTTTGCGTTTTTTTATTAATTATTTTGAGTGGTAACATCTTTACCAAAGTATTTCTTAGAAATTTTGGCTAGTTGACCATCTTTTCGTAACTCTTTAATAGCGTTACTGATCTTAGTCTTTAACTTGGTATCATCCTTGTTTAACATTGGTGAAACCTCAGCGAATGGTTCTTCAGAAGCTGGAATTGCTCTAGCTTTCAATCCCTTAGTGGATTGTTCTTTAGCATATGAATTCCATGCATCCAACGCATTAACAGTACCTTGAACCCGTCCTTGACGAATCATTGAGAGACTGTTAACAAACTGATCTGATGGCACAGCAACTGCCCCATACTTTTTGGCAACGTCTTCGTTGTTGGTTCCCGTTCCTTCAGCAAACTTCTTACCCTTGATATCTTTAAGGGTCTTGATATTGTTATTGCCTGACTTAGTAACTAAAACATATTGAGTGAAGATATATGGGCTAGCAAATGCATAACTCTTCTTACGTTCGTTAGTAACAGTGACATTATTCAACACAACATCGAATTTTTGACTACCAAGACCAGCAATCAAGCTATCCCACTTAGTAGGGACAAAGTTAGCTTTTACATCTAACTTCTTGGCGATGGCCTTTCCTAGATCAACTTCGAATCCAGTCAACTTACCATCTTTTCTATATGAATATGGAGCATAAGTTCCTTCCAAACCAATGGTTAACTTACCGCTTTGAGTTAATTCAGATTTGTAAGAAGAACCGCTATTACTGCTTTTGTTAGATCCGCAAGCGGTTAACGTTCCTGCTACGATTAGGGTGGCAACAACTAATAGTAATTTAGTAATAATTCCCTTTTGCTTCATTAATCTTTCCTCCAAAAATATTAGATATTAGTAAATGTCATAGCGTTCACAAAATTCTTAATTCGGTCACTGTCAGAATCAAAGAACCCTTCAACATTTCCGTCATACAAAATTGTACCATTTTCAACGAAGATAATCTTATCTGCGACCTTTCTTGCGAAGGCCAAGTTATGTGTCACAATGATCATTGACTGATTCATGGCAGCAATTTGCATCAAGGCTTTTAAAACTTCAAGTTCTAATTCTGGATCCAAAGCACTCGTTGGCTCATCTAAGAATATATACTCAGGGTGCATTGCCATTGACCTAACAATAGCCACTCGCTGCGCTTGACCACCTGATAGTTGTGCTGGGTAAGCTTCAGCCTTGTCTTTTAATCCAACTTTATCTAAAAGATCCAAGGCTTCTGTTTTGGCATCACTCTTAGAAACTTTAAGCACCTGAGTAGGTCCTTCCATGATGTTCTTCACAACTGTTAAATGAGGGAAAAGATTATATCCCTGGAACACCATTTCAGTTCGTTTTCTGATATCTAAAATCGTTTTATTAGTTAATGGCTTACTAAAATCAATCAGTTCACCCTCAAAGTCATACAACCCTGATTCGGGACGTTCCAAAAAATTTAAGGATCGTAATAGCGTTGACTTACCTGAACCAGAAGGCCCAACGATGACAGTAGTTTTGTTCTCTGGAAACTCCGTACTGATATCTTTTAATACATGGGTACCATCAAACGTCTTGTTTAAATTAGTGATTTTTAGCATAATACCCTCCTATCTTGCAGGTGTGATATATTTTGATGTTGATTTTTCCAAGTATCCTTGGATGGTGGTAAGGACAGTACAAAATATGGCATAGAACAACGCTACCAAACTATACATTAGTAATGGTTGGTAATTTTCTGCGGTAATTTGTTGACTAACTTCAAACATTTCCACGATTGTGATTGAAGCAGCCAATGACGTGTCTTTAACTAAGCCAATAAAGCTGTTTGCCAACGGTGGCAATGAAACTCTTAATGCTTGGGGCAAAATTATCCGTCTGAGAATTTGTGTTCTTGTCATTCCGATTGAGTAAGCTGCTTCCCACTGTCCAGTTGGAATTGATAAAATAGCTGCTCGAATAGTTTCGGAGCAATATGCTCCCGTATTCAAAGAGAATGTAATAATTCCGGCTGTCCATGGACTCAGTTTGATTCCTTCAGGTAAAATTCCCTTGATCCTTAAATAAGGAAGACCAAAGTAAACGATAAACAACTGTACCAGTAGCGGTGTACTTCGAAATAACCATACATAAAATCTAAAGATTGCCTTGACGATAAGAAATAGTCCTTTACTAGTTGATAAACGAACTAAAGCCGTCAACAGGGCCAATGCTAACCCAATGATAAAAGAAATAATTGCAATTGGAATAGTGTACTTAAAACCCGCACTTAATAATTGCGGTGTTGAATTAACGATTATTTGCCACATTTTTTTCGCTCCCATCATTTACAAACCAAAAAGTCCGCCCCCGCGCATTCTGTGCGCTGGAACGGACTAACCCGTCTTACCAGCAAGATTAGATCTTAAATATCAATTGTCAAACCCTTGAACAATCGAAGCTGACACAACGTTTTGAGTCGCCAAGTTAATGTCAAAAGCGTACAACATATGCAGAAAAGTGTCAACTGTACACAATCTAATTAGTATGAACTGGTTATGATAAATATTAACGGACTTTTTTATGATTTATACCTATTATATATAAATTTAAATCACAGCTCCAGATGCTACCGAATTATCAGCGGCATCATCCATGTGATGATGATACTTCCGCATCATTTCTGCCATGTGAACTTCATGAACAACAAACTCATGGGTTCGACAAACATAGTCGTAATCACGACCAATTTTTGCAATATAACCATTAATGTAATCGACTTCTGTTGGTCGTCCTTTAGAGAAATCTTGATACATTGATGGATAATGATACTTGTATTCCTTACTTACAGTTATCACAGAGTCAACCTGTTCTTGACGCGTTGCAATCAGGTAAATACCTGCTCTTTCGCAAGCGTCATATGCCTCATTGAATAGCTGAGTAGCCATTTCCCTAACCCCATCATATTCAATGAATTGACCCATTTGCATTTCAAACATGGTACATAGGGTATTTGTGACAGCATTAAAGACCACCTTTGACATACACATACCCATGTAATCTTCAACGAAGATAGGATTCAACTTAGCTTGCGTAAAATCGTCCATCATTGCTTGTGTGATTTCATCTGGATCTTCATTGGTGTAACGAGCAACATGCATCTCCTCTGTGCCCTCTTCTCCCATAAAGTCTACATTTGCTGGTCCATCTAATCTAGTAGCAATCATGGCCGTGCCGCAAATGATATGACCAGCTGGAAAATACTCAGCTATTTTTTCAAAATGCCCCATTCCGTTCATCGCTGAAAAAACGTACTGGTCTTGATGAAAAATACCTGCTTGATTATCACGATTAAGCTCTTCACCTAATTGCATTTGCTTCTTAAAAACGATCCATATATCTGGATGACCCGCGTACTCTTCAGGATAATAAATATTAATGGGAATAATTTGTCGATTTTCATGATCTCTAGCAACTGAGACGCCACCTTGTTCACGAACTTTCTCCACGTTAGGTTCCCAGGTGTCAATAAAATCCACTTCAACTCCAGCATTCTCCTGCAACATAACTCCGTATCGATAACCCATTGCTCCTGCACCAATAATTCCATATTTCATAATCAATTCACTCCCTAATTATTTAAATTTAATTCAAAAAAGCGCCCCTTGGCTTTTACACCAAGGGACGCTTGAACGTGATACCACCCAATTTTTAACTACTATCACTAGCAGCTACTCATTACGTATTGCACTCGAGTTTGCAATACGCTGCACGATATTGGGTGCAACCAGTTTCACCTCGTAAAGTGAACTATCTTTTGCTCGATCTTTCCTTAATCAGTCTTAATGCCCTTTCACCAAACAGACACTCTCTTAGTAAAGCTGATTAATTAATCCATCTCACAAATAACTTTTCGAATTAAATTGTTGCAAGAAGTATAAATCGCGATAATGAGTAATGTCAACACTAATTTAAAAATAAGTTAGAATTTAATTATAAAAACTATGTAATTTCCTTTTGCTTGTTGATTAAGCGCATAATCGTTTTTCTAATTTTGAATCCATAAAAACCATAACGTTTCCGAATCGGTTACCAGTTTCCGGTTATCGAACAGTTACCATACAACAACACAAGGTGCTTTTAAGTCATCCGTTACCGCTACTTTAATTAGTCTTTGAAGCACAAAAACATCCTAAGGATAATTATCCTTAGGACGTTTTATAAACTAAAATTTTAAAAATTAATCTTTCTTCCAGACTTGCCACCAGTGACGCTTATCATCATCAGTCATGTTTGAATTATTTTCATTAGCATTGGCAGATTCCTGATCCGATGAATCATCAGTAGCACTTGTTTCTATGGCCTTAGTTTGTTCTGCTGTTCTAGTTTCTAACTGCTTTAACTTCTTTTGAACATCCAATTGAAGACGTTGGGATTGATCCAATAATTGATGAAGCTCTGCAATTTGTTTATCTTTAGCTTTTAACTGCTTAACCTGTTCATCAAGTTGTTCAGATAATAATTGGAATTCTTCGGGATTGGCAGCAGGTACGTTACTACCTGTATCTCCTTGTGTAGAAGACTCATCCGTAGTTTTTTTATTATTATCGTCAGTATCACTTTTTGAATCGTTATCAACTGCTTTTGAGTTAGCGAATTGTTGTTTTAATTCGTCTACCCCTTCATCAGTGATAAGAATCTTGTTACCGTCTTTTTCTGTATATGTATCTCTGAAACTATCGTCCATATGCTTGCGAATCGCTGTTTTGGAAACATTCAATTGATCCGCAATTTCCTTTATGGTTAAACTCATTATCTTCGCCTCACAACTTCTTTTTAAGTTTGCAGTTTTCATTATATTGGTTTCAACATGATTGAGCAAATGAATTTGATTAGAAAACGATTAGAAAATCATTGACAGTCGAATTCGAATTACGTTAAAATAGTGCGATAATATTTATGTGTTGATTCTTATAATTATTCCAATCATTAATAGTAACTGGATTTTTCTACTAACTACTTGGAAATATTTTAATTACCACAAATTTCTAATTATTTTGAAATGGAGTGTTTATATGAGCAAAATTACTGAACGAATGTTTCGTAAGGAAGACCCTAACGTCTATCAAGATAAAGACTCTCATCTAATTCGAAGTCTGACAACCAAGGATTTCTTAGCACTTGGAGTAGGAACCATCGTTTCCACTTCTATTTTCACATTACCTGGAGTGGTTGCAGCTGAACATTCTGGTCCAGCTGTTGCTCTTTCCTTTATTGCTGCTGGTATCGTTGCCGCCCTGGTTGCATTCGCATATGCCGAAATGTCAGCCGCTATGCCTTTTGCTGGTTCTGCTTATTCTTGGATTCACGTGGTTTTCGGTGAGTTCTGGGGTTGGATTGCTGGATGGGCGTTGCTTGCCGAGTACTTTATAGCCGTTGCCTTTGTGGCATCCGGATTGTCCGCAAACTTTCAAGGCTTAATTGGAACGGTCGGAATAAAGTTTCCTGCTTCATTATCAGCCGCTTCAACTGGTTCCAATGGTGGCCTAATTGATATTACTGCGGTAATTGCAATCTTAATCATTGCAGTCCTATTGTCTCGTGGGGCATCATCAACTGCCCGAGTTGAAAACACTTTGGTAGTATTAAAAGTCTTAGCAATTATTGTATTCATTATTGTTGGTTTAACCGCAATCCATGTTCAGAACTATGTCCCATTTATTCCTCACTACCGTGTGAACCCTGATGGATCTGCCTTCGGTGGTTGGCAAGGAATCTACGCTGGGGTCTCCGAAATTTTCCTAGCCTATATTGGTTTTGATTCTATTGCTGCAAACTCTGCGGAGGCAAAAGATCCTCAAAAAACTATGCCTCGCGGAATTTTAGGTTCGTTATTAATTGCAGTTGTCCTATTCGTTACAGTTTCTTTAGTACTAGTTGGTATGTTTAGCTACACAAAATATGCTAACAATGCAGAACCTGTTGGTTGGGCACTTCGTGAAAGTGGTCATGGTACTGTGGCTGCTATCGTTCAAGCAATCGCGGTTATTGGTATGTTTACCGCATTGATTGGTATGATGCTTGCCGGATCACGATTGATTTATTCATTTGGACGAGACGGATTACTTCCAAAATGGTTAGGTAAATTACATAAAAACTTACCTAATCGTGCTTTAATCGTTCTAACGATTATTGGTGTTCTACTCGGATCAGTTTTTCCATTCGCATTCCTAGCTCAATTGATTTCAGCCGGAACTCTAATTGCCTTTATGTTCGTTTCTTTAGGGGTATACGCTTTGCGTCCCCGAGAAGGCAAAGATATTCCAATGCCGAGTTTTAAAATGCCACTTTATCCGGTACTTCCTGCCTTAGGTTTCTTAGGATCTCTAGCTGTCTTTTGGGGATTAGACATCCAAGCTAAAACGTATGCCTTTGGCTGGTTCGTACTTGGAAGTATCATTTACTTCTTTTATGGAATCAGACATTCTAATTCAGGCAGAGAATAGTTCCACCCTACTTATAAAAACGGTAAACAAGTCATCAAAACTTGTTTACCGTTTTTTTGTAAACCGCAATATATTTACCATATCAGATTTTAGGTTACAATGAGTTTGAAAAACAATGGAGGGATAGTTTAATGAAAGCAATCGGTTATGATCAACACTTACCAATTGAAGATCCACATAGTTTATTTGATTTTGAATTACCAACACCAACTCCTAGCGGCCACGATTTATTGATTCAGGTTAACGCGGTTTCTGTTAATCCAGTTGATATCGCAGTTAGAAAAAATGATGAGCCGTTATCTTCTCCAAA encodes:
- a CDS encoding transporter substrate-binding domain-containing protein, whose product is MKQKGIITKLLLVVATLIVAGTLTACGSNKSSNSGSSYKSELTQSGKLTIGLEGTYAPYSYRKDGKLTGFEVDLGKAIAKKLDVKANFVPTKWDSLIAGLGSQKFDVVLNNVTVTNERKKSYAFASPYIFTQYVLVTKSGNNNIKTLKDIKGKKFAEGTGTNNEDVAKKYGAVAVPSDQFVNSLSMIRQGRVQGTVNALDAWNSYAKEQSTKGLKARAIPASEEPFAEVSPMLNKDDTKLKTKISNAIKELRKDGQLAKISKKYFGKDVTTQNN
- a CDS encoding APC family permease — its product is MSKITERMFRKEDPNVYQDKDSHLIRSLTTKDFLALGVGTIVSTSIFTLPGVVAAEHSGPAVALSFIAAGIVAALVAFAYAEMSAAMPFAGSAYSWIHVVFGEFWGWIAGWALLAEYFIAVAFVASGLSANFQGLIGTVGIKFPASLSAASTGSNGGLIDITAVIAILIIAVLLSRGASSTARVENTLVVLKVLAIIVFIIVGLTAIHVQNYVPFIPHYRVNPDGSAFGGWQGIYAGVSEIFLAYIGFDSIAANSAEAKDPQKTMPRGILGSLLIAVVLFVTVSLVLVGMFSYTKYANNAEPVGWALRESGHGTVAAIVQAIAVIGMFTALIGMMLAGSRLIYSFGRDGLLPKWLGKLHKNLPNRALIVLTIIGVLLGSVFPFAFLAQLISAGTLIAFMFVSLGVYALRPREGKDIPMPSFKMPLYPVLPALGFLGSLAVFWGLDIQAKTYAFGWFVLGSIIYFFYGIRHSNSGRE
- a CDS encoding ketopantoate reductase family protein, with product MKYGIIGAGAMGYRYGVMLQENAGVEVDFIDTWEPNVEKVREQGGVSVARDHENRQIIPINIYYPEEYAGHPDIWIVFKKQMQLGEELNRDNQAGIFHQDQYVFSAMNGMGHFEKIAEYFPAGHIICGTAMIATRLDGPANVDFMGEEGTEEMHVARYTNEDPDEITQAMMDDFTQAKLNPIFVEDYMGMCMSKVVFNAVTNTLCTMFEMQMGQFIEYDGVREMATQLFNEAYDACERAGIYLIATRQEQVDSVITVSKEYKYHYPSMYQDFSKGRPTEVDYINGYIAKIGRDYDYVCRTHEFVVHEVHMAEMMRKYHHHMDDAADNSVASGAVI
- a CDS encoding PLP-dependent aminotransferase family protein, with product MLKELFANRVQPDNPSRLEGLFPQMNFDDAILFTAGSPAEELFPKEAIRQAYLDAMDLEGAHTFQYHTVSGPIELREKLAVRAQQKMQIENAKPENIMLTAGGQQGIDLIAKLLLNKGDGLVVEAPTYVGALSSFDMYEPSYHEVDLEPDGMNLDQLEEILKTNNIKMLYTVADFHNPGGVTMSIAKRKRLVELANQYNFIILEDTPYRDLRYVGEALPAIKHFDTEDRVVFLSSFSKVLMPTLRLGWMVASKQIIQRLYKLKEAADLEVPNITASAVNQYLEKNDLDEHIKQLIQVYSLKRQVMFDALQREMPEGVKATCPDGGFFTWLTVPDEINTTDLLYQSATPDAHIAYVPSKNFYAFKDHTNGMRLNFTGLTPDEINDGMHRLGEVLDKAMNNVAVK
- a CDS encoding amino acid ABC transporter permease: MWQIIVNSTPQLLSAGFKYTIPIAIISFIIGLALALLTALVRLSTSKGLFLIVKAIFRFYVWLFRSTPLLVQLFIVYFGLPYLRIKGILPEGIKLSPWTAGIITFSLNTGAYCSETIRAAILSIPTGQWEAAYSIGMTRTQILRRIILPQALRVSLPPLANSFIGLVKDTSLAASITIVEMFEVSQQITAENYQPLLMYSLVALFYAIFCTVLTTIQGYLEKSTSKYITPAR
- a CDS encoding HTH domain-containing protein, which produces MSLTIKEIADQLNVSKTAIRKHMDDSFRDTYTEKDGNKILITDEGVDELKQQFANSKAVDNDSKSDTDDNNKKTTDESSTQGDTGSNVPAANPEEFQLLSEQLDEQVKQLKAKDKQIAELHQLLDQSQRLQLDVQKKLKQLETRTAEQTKAIETSATDDSSDQESANANENNSNMTDDDKRHWWQVWKKD
- a CDS encoding LysR family transcriptional regulator; this encodes MLPFAYIVFSTVITEGTFYKASLKLNVTPSAVSHSINQLETELGFPVFNRSRTGVELTENGKTILPIIQDILNSQKRLEQEADNINGLNSGSIRIGAFSSVCINWLPPIIQEFKRNYPKIDISVYQSGFDQIVQEVKNGTLDIGFTALPISENLIVDNLIKDEIYCIAPEGFVPSNHHTVTKTDMQDRTFILQPGDYDLDTKATLDHYDIQPNSIQFSIDDQSIIAMVEAGLGWGILPELALEKISGNVAVYPFDKHFYRSIGMVTTQTQAKTPSTQRMLKIINDFINTKYPDGLLQTEND
- a CDS encoding MerR family transcriptional regulator; translated protein: MNNFVERLKSLHISIGIGETSRITGATTTQIRYWEKKGLISSVRRADGTNKRYTLKSIVSIVFIKTQLDEGYTLAKAADEVKQYLKNSDALELLLSSRLETITAEGETAVFDFGPIDNMPNSKILAKVSNKDVKLSVEEYK
- a CDS encoding amino acid ABC transporter ATP-binding protein translates to MLKITNLNKTFDGTHVLKDISTEFPENKTTVIVGPSGSGKSTLLRSLNFLERPESGLYDFEGELIDFSKPLTNKTILDIRKRTEMVFQGYNLFPHLTVVKNIMEGPTQVLKVSKSDAKTEALDLLDKVGLKDKAEAYPAQLSGGQAQRVAIVRSMAMHPEYIFLDEPTSALDPELELEVLKALMQIAAMNQSMIIVTHNLAFARKVADKIIFVENGTILYDGNVEGFFDSDSDRIKNFVNAMTFTNI